A genomic region of Brevibacillus sp. JNUCC-41 contains the following coding sequences:
- the bioF gene encoding 8-amino-7-oxononanoate synthase: MHSEKQLPCWEEKIKKELAYLEEISQKRELVSTAFAEQTWLTINGCRMLNLASNNYLGYAGDERLKKAMVDAVHTYGAGATASRLIIGNHPLYEQAEQALADWKKAEAGLIINSGYNANLGIISTLLSRNDIIYSDKLNHASIVDGALLSRAKHIRYRHNDLDHLEAFLKKAPIEARKLIVTDTVFSMDGDFAYLEDLVRLKERYNAMLMTDEAHGSGIYGKNGEGYAGHLQLQNKIDIQMGTFSKALGSFGAYVVGKKWLIDYLKNRMRGFIYSTALPPAILGAIKTAIELVQQEPERRSLLQTHSGHFREELTYNGFNICGSRSQIVPIVIGENEKAMEFAARLQKEAIAAIAVRPPTVPENEARIRFTVTALHDKKELDWAVEKISVIGKEMGVIE, encoded by the coding sequence ATGCACAGTGAAAAACAATTACCTTGTTGGGAAGAAAAAATCAAGAAGGAACTGGCTTATTTAGAAGAGATATCTCAAAAGCGTGAACTCGTATCGACGGCATTTGCCGAGCAGACATGGCTTACGATCAATGGGTGCAGGATGCTGAATCTAGCTTCTAATAACTATTTAGGATATGCAGGGGATGAGCGGCTGAAAAAGGCGATGGTGGATGCAGTACATACATATGGTGCAGGAGCAACGGCTTCACGTTTAATTATTGGCAATCATCCCCTTTATGAGCAAGCCGAACAAGCTCTTGCCGATTGGAAGAAAGCCGAGGCGGGACTCATTATCAACAGTGGATATAACGCGAACCTTGGAATAATATCCACCCTGCTGTCCCGAAACGATATTATTTATAGCGATAAATTGAATCATGCAAGCATTGTCGATGGAGCTCTTTTAAGCCGTGCAAAGCATATACGCTATCGTCATAATGATTTAGATCATTTAGAAGCATTTTTGAAAAAAGCACCAATTGAAGCACGTAAATTAATCGTGACGGATACTGTCTTCAGCATGGACGGTGACTTTGCTTATCTCGAAGACCTCGTTCGGTTAAAGGAACGTTATAACGCAATGTTAATGACAGATGAAGCGCACGGAAGCGGCATCTACGGTAAAAACGGTGAAGGTTATGCCGGTCATCTCCAACTTCAAAATAAAATAGATATCCAAATGGGAACATTCAGTAAAGCGCTCGGTTCATTCGGTGCCTATGTCGTCGGAAAAAAATGGCTAATCGACTATTTAAAAAATCGCATGCGCGGATTCATTTATTCAACTGCACTTCCCCCGGCCATTCTCGGTGCCATAAAAACAGCGATTGAACTTGTACAGCAAGAACCAGAACGCCGCTCACTGCTCCAAACACATTCAGGACACTTTAGAGAAGAACTCACATATAACGGGTTTAATATTTGCGGAAGTCGATCGCAAATTGTCCCTATCGTCATCGGGGAAAACGAAAAAGCGATGGAATTTGCCGCACGTTTACAGAAAGAAGCAATTGCAGCTATTGCTGTCAGGCCGCCGACCGTTCCTGAAAATGAGGCGAGGATCCGGTTTACCGTAACAGCTCTCCACGATAAAAAAGAGCTTGATTGGGCAGTTGAAAAGATTTCAGTCATTGGAAAGGAAATGGGTGTTATTGAATGA
- a CDS encoding ABC transporter permease has product MFLAIRELKHSKLRYLLIGLIMVLVALLVFIISGLANGLSSDNASSIQNMKADYFVMEHDSKNKLNRSIISMEKLDEIRASADVKAAEGLGQMMVTLNKIGSSEKTDVTIFATEASGILAPKVIEGTNYDNEKQGEVLADRSLKEVGYKLGDSLKDDLSGKVFTIVGFTEKQSYSHSPVVYMNVKGWQEINPALKNQEKDSISTIAVQMDSKAEEIVRESLPEGLTLISKEESLQSIPGYKEEQGTLTMMIAFLFVIAAFVLAVFFYVITLQKTNQFGVLKALGANTGYLAKSIVGQVMLLAVTCIAISVALTYGVTLIMPEGMPFELSTDLVVKYSVLLLVVSVLGSLLSLYRVAKIDAIEAIGRVS; this is encoded by the coding sequence ATGTTTTTGGCAATACGTGAACTAAAGCATTCAAAGTTACGTTATCTGCTGATTGGACTGATCATGGTATTGGTCGCTTTGCTTGTCTTTATCATTTCAGGATTAGCTAATGGACTTTCTTCGGATAATGCTTCATCCATACAAAACATGAAGGCCGACTATTTCGTAATGGAGCATGACTCCAAAAATAAATTGAACCGATCGATCATATCCATGGAGAAGCTGGATGAAATCCGGGCTTCGGCGGATGTTAAAGCAGCCGAAGGTCTGGGGCAAATGATGGTCACATTGAATAAAATCGGCTCATCGGAGAAAACGGATGTCACCATTTTTGCGACCGAAGCCAGTGGTATTTTAGCACCGAAGGTCATTGAAGGAACGAACTATGACAATGAGAAACAAGGTGAAGTGTTAGCAGATCGTTCTTTAAAAGAAGTGGGGTATAAATTGGGTGATTCACTTAAAGATGACCTATCAGGTAAGGTTTTCACCATTGTTGGATTTACTGAAAAGCAGTCTTACAGCCACTCACCGGTAGTTTACATGAATGTTAAGGGGTGGCAGGAGATTAATCCTGCATTGAAAAATCAAGAGAAAGATTCAATCAGCACAATAGCCGTGCAAATGGATTCGAAGGCAGAAGAAATTGTACGTGAATCATTGCCTGAAGGACTAACGCTCATTTCAAAAGAAGAATCACTTCAGAGTATACCAGGCTACAAAGAGGAACAGGGCACGTTGACGATGATGATTGCCTTCTTGTTTGTCATCGCAGCTTTTGTTTTGGCTGTATTCTTTTATGTGATTACCTTGCAGAAGACGAATCAATTTGGAGTCCTTAAAGCACTTGGGGCCAATACGGGCTACCTGGCAAAAAGTATCGTTGGTCAAGTAATGCTGCTTGCCGTGACATGCATAGCCATCAGTGTTGCCCTGACATATGGCGTAACGTTAATCATGCCAGAAGGAATGCCATTTGAATTGAGTACCGATTTGGTCGTTAAATATTCCGTGTTACTTTTGGTTGTATCCGTATTGGGTTCACTGCTATCCCTATACCGAGTAGCGAAGATAGATGCGATTGAAGCGATAGGGAGGGTATCATGA
- a CDS encoding response regulator transcription factor: protein MIHILIADDDRHIRELLKFHLEKEGYMVSEAKDGNEASLILERERIHLAVVDIMMPFKNGLDLCKEIRDQYDLPVILLTAKDQLIDKEKGYFAGTDDYLVKPFEPRELLFRIKALLRRYRMVNSESISLNQTVIDRKSYEVRIMGNSLLLPLKEFELLAQLGSFPDQVFTREQLIELVWGADFEGDDRTVDVHIKRLRERFAGRTDDFVITTVRGLGYKLEVNKK, encoded by the coding sequence TTGATACATATATTAATTGCGGATGATGATCGGCATATTCGGGAGTTGCTTAAATTTCACTTGGAAAAGGAAGGATACATGGTATCGGAAGCAAAGGACGGGAATGAAGCTTCCTTGATATTGGAGAGGGAACGGATCCATCTGGCGGTTGTCGATATTATGATGCCATTTAAAAACGGACTGGATCTTTGTAAGGAAATCCGGGATCAATATGATCTGCCGGTCATTTTATTGACAGCTAAAGATCAACTTATCGATAAGGAAAAGGGGTATTTTGCGGGTACGGATGATTACCTCGTGAAGCCATTCGAGCCACGGGAACTTCTATTCCGGATAAAAGCGCTATTGCGAAGGTACCGTATGGTGAATTCTGAATCCATCTCATTGAATCAAACGGTCATTGACCGTAAAAGTTATGAAGTTCGAATAATGGGGAATTCGCTGCTCCTGCCACTTAAGGAATTCGAGCTGCTGGCACAGCTTGGGAGTTTTCCAGATCAGGTCTTTACGCGTGAACAGCTTATTGAATTGGTATGGGGTGCTGATTTTGAAGGGGATGATCGGACGGTCGATGTCCATATTAAACGGTTAAGGGAACGTTTTGCCGGGCGGACCGATGATTTTGTTATAACGACTGTCCGTGGCTTAGGTTATAAACTGGAGGTCAACAAGAAGTGA
- the bioC gene encoding malonyl-ACP O-methyltransferase BioC, translating into MIDKRLLSKRFSEHAKTYDAYANVQKNMAIQLVDLLPEINTNQVTNILEIGCGTGYLTRLLVKTFPNAAITAVDLAQGMVEVAKGMTDEERVTFLCTDIEEMALNEHYDLIISNATFQWLNELPATLEKLFTRLTADGSLIFSTFGIDTFQELHMSYEQAKDKLELAIDSSPGQMFYSLEELSQVCEEAIPFSTAVPIEITKMEEFELEYFQTVREFFTSIKKIGAANSNKENYCQRPSFFRELISIYDKEYRNESGVKATYHCLFFKIKKYDQSEDNYRIQAKYYT; encoded by the coding sequence ATGATTGATAAGCGATTGTTAAGTAAGCGGTTCAGTGAACATGCGAAAACATATGACGCGTATGCCAATGTTCAAAAAAACATGGCAATACAATTAGTGGATTTGCTTCCTGAAATAAACACCAACCAGGTAACCAATATTCTTGAAATTGGCTGCGGCACTGGTTACTTAACCAGGTTACTCGTCAAAACATTCCCTAATGCCGCTATTACGGCTGTTGATTTGGCACAAGGAATGGTCGAAGTGGCGAAAGGAATGACAGATGAAGAACGTGTTACATTTTTATGTACGGATATCGAAGAAATGGCGCTTAATGAACATTACGACTTGATTATTTCCAATGCAACGTTTCAATGGCTGAATGAACTTCCTGCAACACTTGAAAAACTGTTTACACGATTAACCGCTGATGGAAGCCTCATATTTTCAACGTTCGGAATTGATACCTTTCAAGAGCTTCATATGTCATATGAACAGGCGAAGGACAAGCTTGAGCTTGCCATTGATAGTTCACCAGGTCAAATGTTTTATTCTCTAGAAGAATTATCCCAAGTTTGTGAAGAAGCAATCCCTTTTTCAACAGCAGTTCCAATCGAGATAACAAAAATGGAAGAGTTTGAACTGGAGTACTTTCAGACAGTACGTGAATTTTTCACTTCAATTAAAAAGATTGGTGCAGCTAACAGCAACAAAGAAAATTACTGCCAGCGCCCTTCCTTTTTCCGAGAGTTAATCAGCATATATGATAAAGAATATCGAAATGAATCAGGTGTGAAAGCAACCTATCACTGTTTGTTCTTTAAGATAAAAAAATATGATCAATCCGAAGATAACTATAGGATACAAGCAAAATATTATACATGA
- a CDS encoding DUF445 domain-containing protein, whose protein sequence is MSPKIKSSRKIARYSLMIMGAGYIATTPFQGSLPLDLLHGGFEAGLVGGLADWFAVTALFRHPLGLPIPHTALLPNNRKRMTNALVSMLKNNWLSKESIQDKVKHVPFTEKLIPILVKEVQSDTFRKVLIKLIKQLICYIDIEKITPFVAKKIEASLSNIDMGKILHLVSSELLNEQFDKKALDHVLKKAEDWLRKKQTSRRLGTVSMDVLSKIELDGMLQFAVKSIQSLLNEEKLGNIIQNLLLSVVNNLQNEKEPNREALILYIRNEIQGINHNRELLEGVEKWKKQLLTKWEPEATITGSLQQIQQDALDFVEGEHFMDTYLTPMIQHVLDNIKENSTHIDQWIQKQITVLIEKNHTQIGNLVQENLDKLDNETLIDMMENGVGKDLQWIRVNGAVCGFIIGVILTGAQALLKLL, encoded by the coding sequence ATGTCACCAAAAATAAAATCTTCAAGAAAAATAGCTAGATATTCACTAATGATCATGGGAGCGGGTTATATTGCAACCACTCCATTTCAAGGTTCATTGCCGTTAGATTTATTACATGGAGGGTTTGAGGCTGGTTTAGTCGGCGGATTGGCAGATTGGTTTGCAGTCACTGCATTATTCCGCCATCCACTTGGATTACCGATCCCCCATACAGCGCTTTTGCCCAACAATCGTAAAAGAATGACAAATGCACTTGTTTCGATGCTAAAAAATAACTGGCTTTCTAAGGAAAGTATTCAAGACAAAGTAAAACATGTTCCTTTTACAGAAAAATTGATTCCCATTTTAGTAAAAGAGGTACAAAGTGATACTTTTAGAAAAGTACTAATTAAACTTATCAAGCAATTGATTTGTTATATAGATATAGAAAAGATTACACCTTTCGTTGCAAAAAAAATTGAAGCATCACTTTCTAACATAGACATGGGCAAGATTCTTCATCTAGTAAGTTCAGAGTTACTTAATGAACAATTCGATAAGAAGGCTCTGGATCATGTTTTGAAAAAAGCGGAAGATTGGTTAAGGAAAAAACAAACCAGCCGTCGACTTGGCACTGTTTCCATGGATGTACTAAGCAAGATTGAACTGGATGGCATGCTTCAGTTTGCCGTCAAATCCATTCAAAGTCTGCTTAACGAAGAGAAACTTGGGAATATCATACAAAACCTTTTGTTAAGTGTCGTAAATAATTTACAAAACGAGAAAGAACCAAATAGAGAGGCTTTAATCTTATATATCCGAAATGAGATACAAGGCATTAACCATAACCGGGAACTGTTAGAAGGAGTTGAAAAATGGAAAAAACAACTTCTGACAAAATGGGAACCTGAAGCGACAATAACGGGAAGTCTACAGCAAATTCAACAAGATGCGTTAGACTTTGTAGAAGGTGAACATTTCATGGATACTTACCTGACTCCAATGATTCAGCACGTACTGGACAACATAAAAGAGAATAGTACGCACATCGATCAATGGATACAGAAACAAATTACTGTCCTCATTGAAAAAAATCATACGCAGATCGGTAATCTTGTACAGGAAAATTTAGATAAGCTAGACAATGAAACACTTATTGATATGATGGAAAATGGTGTAGGAAAAGACTTACAATGGATTCGTGTGAACGGAGCGGTCTGTGGTTTTATAATAGGAGTTATCCTAACAGGTGCACAGGCGCTACTTAAGCTGTTATAA
- a CDS encoding YitT family protein, translated as MKKISLDVFFILIGAFIFALAINLFVIPNELGEGGVTGITIILFYLFEWSPGLLSLIINAFLLIVGYKYLSKMTTVYTIIAVAFNSLFLHLTESWTISSDELVINAIFGGVFAGAGIGMIIRVGGTTAGTTILARITNKYLGWSLSYGLLFFDLIVAFSSYFIIGAEGLMLTILMLYIGTKTMEFIIEGLNPKKAITIISNEADQIAKQVTELMDRGVTVFSGHGYYTKASKDILYIVISKQEVLKLKRIVQSTDSNAFIAIHDVRDVFGEGFLDISKS; from the coding sequence ATGAAAAAGATTTCTTTAGATGTTTTCTTTATATTAATAGGAGCTTTTATTTTCGCTTTGGCAATAAATCTTTTCGTCATTCCCAATGAACTTGGTGAGGGGGGAGTAACGGGGATAACCATCATTTTATTTTATCTTTTTGAATGGTCACCAGGGCTGTTAAGTTTGATCATTAACGCTTTCCTGCTCATCGTCGGTTATAAATATTTATCGAAAATGACAACGGTATATACAATCATAGCCGTTGCATTTAATTCACTTTTCCTTCATTTAACCGAAAGTTGGACGATTTCTTCAGATGAATTGGTTATTAATGCGATATTTGGCGGAGTTTTTGCCGGTGCAGGAATTGGCATGATCATTCGTGTCGGAGGCACTACTGCCGGTACGACGATCCTGGCCCGAATTACAAATAAGTATTTGGGATGGAGCTTAAGCTATGGACTTCTGTTTTTCGATTTGATCGTTGCGTTCTCATCTTATTTCATCATTGGTGCAGAAGGCCTGATGCTCACTATCCTTATGCTTTATATTGGAACAAAAACGATGGAGTTCATCATTGAGGGATTGAACCCGAAAAAAGCGATTACAATCATTTCAAATGAAGCGGACCAGATTGCAAAACAAGTAACCGAATTGATGGACCGGGGGGTCACTGTTTTTAGCGGTCATGGATACTATACAAAGGCATCCAAGGATATTTTATATATCGTTATAAGTAAGCAAGAGGTTCTAAAGTTAAAGAGAATAGTGCAGTCGACAGATAGCAATGCTTTTATAGCCATACATGATGTTAGGGACGTATTTGGTGAAGGATTCCTGGATATCTCGAAGTCCTGA
- a CDS encoding alpha/beta fold hydrolase: MKQPNLVMLPGWGMEKGAFEPLIKPLSDVFHLSFIEWRDMKTLNDFEERVIDTIASIDGPVYILSWSLGSLVSLELASSYKEKIKGFILFGATSRFITGENYSFGWDPRMVERMKKQLQRNKEKTLASFYEAMFSEAEKEEGLYHQFIKTIQSEFHGDDVSSLLIGLNYLLQKDARASLNRIEAPFLLLHGREDNICPLEASSFIKENLGGKAEFHIIEGAGHTPFFTRPQECMQQIKTFIQKEYTHD, encoded by the coding sequence ATGAAACAGCCGAATTTAGTCATGCTTCCTGGGTGGGGAATGGAAAAAGGCGCGTTTGAACCGTTAATCAAACCGCTGTCAGATGTATTCCACCTTTCATTTATAGAATGGAGAGATATGAAAACACTAAATGACTTTGAAGAAAGAGTCATAGACACAATCGCTTCCATCGACGGTCCAGTTTATATACTGAGCTGGTCATTAGGATCACTAGTATCACTTGAACTTGCAAGTTCGTATAAAGAAAAAATAAAAGGTTTTATCCTTTTTGGTGCAACAAGTCGGTTTATAACAGGAGAGAATTATTCATTTGGCTGGGATCCACGAATGGTCGAGCGCATGAAGAAACAGCTACAACGCAATAAAGAGAAGACTTTGGCTTCTTTCTATGAAGCGATGTTTTCCGAAGCTGAAAAAGAAGAAGGTTTATATCATCAATTCATCAAGACCATTCAAAGCGAGTTTCATGGAGATGATGTGTCTTCACTTCTTATTGGCTTGAATTATTTACTTCAGAAAGATGCTAGAGCAAGCCTCAACAGGATTGAAGCCCCCTTTTTATTGCTTCATGGGAGGGAAGACAACATTTGTCCACTCGAAGCCTCATCTTTCATTAAAGAAAACCTCGGTGGGAAAGCCGAGTTTCATATTATCGAAGGCGCTGGCCATACTCCGTTTTTCACAAGACCACAGGAATGTATGCAGCAGATAAAAACATTTATTCAAAAGGAGTACACTCATGATTGA
- a CDS encoding sensor histidine kinase, translating into MKTLYFRIVIQTILIMVLASVIAFLISNVYYHQVQKPNNGEKIKKVANDIVSLYEENPDQDIDAYLTHIAGLHYQMYLFNEQGEGTLYGEPFRETALDTDTISAVLNGMTYQGIAHYNNGLFITGFFEDVLINSIGVPMDVNGEKHALFVRPNIELQFGEFRFFLAVLLVLTLFLSFLFVIINTRFIVKPITKLTEATKRIADGDYSNELNVTRSDEIGDLAQHFSKMTHSIQRLDDMRQEFVSNVSHEIQSPLASIQGFSQTLQSEELTKEQRNQYLSIIEKESRRMSLLSKQLLMLASLDKADDPLQRSQFDLAQQIRQVLFMLEWNWREKEMVIEMDLPSTSISADEKLLNQVWTNLITNSIKYSENGSSINIRIKKVGSAVEVMIADTGMGIPEEDLPYIFDRFYKVDKVRNRSETGSGLGLSITKKTVELHGGTIEVQSELGKRTTFYIRLPLM; encoded by the coding sequence GTGAAAACACTTTATTTCAGAATAGTTATTCAAACCATTTTAATCATGGTGCTTGCCAGTGTCATCGCTTTTTTAATTTCCAATGTTTATTATCATCAGGTTCAAAAACCCAACAATGGTGAGAAGATAAAGAAAGTCGCAAATGATATCGTCTCCTTATATGAGGAAAATCCTGATCAGGATATTGATGCGTATTTAACTCATATTGCAGGATTGCACTATCAAATGTATCTATTTAATGAGCAGGGTGAAGGAACTTTATACGGTGAGCCTTTTCGGGAAACGGCATTGGACACAGATACGATTTCTGCAGTTTTGAACGGGATGACCTATCAAGGGATCGCCCATTATAATAATGGTTTATTTATTACCGGATTTTTTGAAGATGTATTGATTAATAGCATTGGGGTACCGATGGACGTCAATGGTGAAAAACATGCATTGTTTGTAAGGCCGAATATAGAGCTGCAGTTTGGTGAATTCCGCTTTTTCCTTGCAGTTTTGCTTGTACTCACGCTCTTTCTCAGCTTTTTATTTGTAATCATCAACACGCGTTTCATCGTTAAGCCGATTACGAAATTAACGGAAGCTACAAAAAGAATCGCCGATGGGGATTATAGTAATGAATTGAATGTCACCCGGAGCGATGAGATAGGGGATTTGGCACAGCATTTCTCGAAAATGACTCATAGTATCCAACGGTTGGATGATATGAGGCAGGAGTTCGTATCGAATGTATCCCATGAAATTCAATCTCCACTTGCATCCATTCAAGGTTTTTCCCAAACACTTCAATCGGAGGAATTAACAAAAGAACAAAGAAATCAGTACTTGTCCATTATTGAAAAAGAAAGCAGGCGCATGTCGTTGTTAAGCAAACAGCTGCTCATGCTTGCTTCGTTGGATAAAGCGGATGATCCGCTGCAACGGTCCCAATTCGATTTAGCGCAACAAATACGGCAAGTGTTGTTCATGCTGGAATGGAATTGGCGGGAAAAAGAGATGGTGATCGAAATGGATTTGCCTTCAACCTCCATTTCTGCAGATGAGAAACTTTTAAATCAAGTATGGACGAATTTGATAACCAATAGCATTAAATACTCGGAAAACGGCAGTTCGATCAATATTCGGATAAAAAAAGTAGGCAGTGCTGTTGAAGTGATGATTGCGGATACGGGTATGGGAATTCCGGAAGAAGACCTCCCTTATATCTTTGATCGGTTTTATAAAGTCGACAAAGTGAGGAACAGGAGTGAAACAGGAAGCGGATTAGGACTTTCGATTACGAAGAAGACGGTTGAACTTCATGGGGGAACGATTGAAGTTCAAAGCGAACTCGGTAAAAGGACCACTTTTTATATACGGTTGCCCCTTATGTAA
- a CDS encoding ABC transporter ATP-binding protein: MMGDKLLFENVSKIYGEGDNKVTALDNISLNVRAGEFVAIVGPSGSGKSTFLSIAGALLSPSKGRLQLNDEDITTLSPKELTRVRLEKIGFVFQSSNLVPYLTVRDQLLLLSELIGKRDKKTMKKADELLGHLGLGHRADHLPEALSGGERQRVAIARSLMNDPEIILADEPTASLDSKRGRDVVEMLAHEVKSRNKAAIMVTHDERMLDLCDRVVNITDGKVFG, encoded by the coding sequence ATGATGGGGGATAAACTATTATTCGAAAACGTCAGTAAGATTTATGGGGAAGGCGACAATAAGGTGACAGCCCTTGATAATATTTCCCTGAATGTGAGGGCGGGGGAGTTCGTCGCCATCGTGGGTCCTTCAGGTTCAGGAAAAAGTACTTTTCTTTCGATAGCAGGTGCCTTACTATCTCCGAGCAAAGGCCGCTTACAGCTGAATGATGAGGATATTACAACTCTATCCCCAAAGGAATTGACTAGAGTGCGCCTTGAAAAGATCGGGTTTGTATTCCAATCATCGAATCTTGTGCCATATCTCACCGTACGGGATCAGCTTCTGCTACTTTCTGAACTGATTGGCAAGCGGGATAAAAAAACCATGAAAAAAGCGGACGAATTGCTTGGCCACCTTGGACTTGGACATCGGGCAGATCACCTGCCGGAAGCACTGTCGGGCGGTGAGCGGCAGCGTGTAGCCATCGCCCGTTCGCTGATGAATGATCCAGAAATCATTTTAGCGGATGAACCAACCGCAAGTCTTGATTCCAAAAGAGGCAGGGATGTTGTTGAAATGCTTGCACATGAGGTGAAGTCAAGAAATAAAGCGGCCATCATGGTAACGCATGATGAAAGAATGTTGGATTTATGTGATCGAGTGGTCAATATTACGGATGGCAAGGTTTTTGGATGA